TGCGCGCGGACGACGCGCGGCTATGGTGGTGTATCCTGCCGCTCGCCGGCGCTCTGCTCGCCGACTCGAAATGGAACGGGCTGTTCGACTTCGCCGTAGTTTGGTTCATCGCCGCATTGGTCGGGGCGCAGCGCTGGATTCGCCGCCCGGCCGTTTTCGGGAACCCGTACGGCGCGCCGGTCGACGTGATCGCGGCCGCGATGATCGTCGCCGGCGGCATCGTGTACGTGCTCTCGTACATCCCGTACTTCTTGCAAGGCCACGGCATCGTCGACGTCGTCGCGATGCAGCACGACATGTACCGCTACCATGCCACCCTGCGTGCCACGCACCCGTACGCCTCGCAGTGGTGGCAGTGGCCGATCATGGACAAGCCGATCCTGTACTGGGCGAAGTACACGCATACGGCGGCGGCCGGACAGCCCGACTGCTGCGTCGCGACGATCCGCGCGCTGCCGAACCCGTTCGTGTGGCTGTTCGGGCTCGTCAGCGTCCCGTACGTCGGGTGGCTGGCGTGGGCGGAGCGCAACAAAGGCTACGCGCTGCTGATCGTGGCGTACCTGTTCCAGTGGCTGCCGTGGATCGGCTCGCCGCGGCTCGCGTTCGAGTACCACTTCTTCCCGAATCTCGCGATCATCGTGCTCGCGAACGCGATCGTGCTGCAGCGCGTCTGGAACTACGCGCGCGAGCGCGACCTGCCCTACGCGCGCTACGCGGTGTTCGCGTACGCTGCGCTTGTGCTCGCCGGCTTCGTCTACTTCTATCCGATCGTCTCGGGCGCGCCGATCACCTGGGACTCGTGGGCCCAGCACATGTGGAACCCGCACTGGATCTGAGGTGACGGAGGACGAGCTCGTCGCGCGGATCCGCGAGCGCCTGCGCGGCGTTCCGGACGAGCGCGTGCTGATCGGGATCGGGGACGACGCGGCGGTCTGGCAGCCCTCGCGCAACAACCGCAGCGTGATCACCACCGACGCGCTGGTCGAAGGGGTCCACTTCGACCGCACGCTGATGAGCGCGCACGACGCCGGTTGGCGCGCGCTCGCCTCGAACCTCTCCGACGCCGCGGCGATGGGTGCGCGCCCCGTGCTTGCCACGGTCGCGCTGGGCTTTCCGCCGGAGACCGATCCGGACTGGCTGCTCGAGGCGTACGACGGGATCGCGGAGCTCGCAACGCGCGCACGCTGCGCCGTCGCCGGCGGCGATCTCACGCGCGCGCCGTCGGTCTCGTTTGCAATCACGGTCGTCGGCGAAGTGCGCGCGTCGAACCTCAAGACGCGCGCCGGCGCGCGGCCCGGCGACGTCGTCGCGGTCACCGGCCCGCTCGGCGCGAGCCGAGCCGGACTGTTCGTCGCCAAAGAACGTCCCGAGCTGGCGCGCGAGCCCGCCGCGGCGGACGCGCTCGCCGCGTTCCGCACCCCGCAGCCGCGCTTGCGCGACGGCCGCTGGCTCGGCGCGTCGCGCAGCGTGCGCGCGATGATGGACCTCTCGGACGGCCTCTCGACCGATCTCGCGCGGCTCTGCGCCGCGTCGGGCTGCGGCGCGATCGTCGAGGACGTTCCCGTTCACCCCGGCGCGCAGCACCTCGCCGAGCGCGCCGGCGCGGACGCCGAGCGCTGGGCGCTCGACGGCGGCGAGGACTTCGAGCTGCTGGTCGCGGTCGAGAAGCGCGCCTTCGCGCACCTGGCGTCACGCTTTCGCGCGCACACCGGCCGCGCGCTGCTGCGCGTCGGCCGCATAACGGAAGAAGCCGGCGTCCGTCGCGAGGACGGCACCGGCATCATGCCTTCAGGCTGGGACCACCTGCGCTAGCAGGGGGCTGCCAAGCTCCGGGCGTGGACGAGCCTAGGCGGCGCCGACCCGCTTCACGCGCTTGCTGCGCAGGCAGTTCGTGCAGACGCGGGCCGTCTTGTGCGTGCCGCGGTCGTCGACCTTGACCGACTGGAGGTTCGGCAGCCACCGCCGCTTGGTCTTGTTCATCGCGTGGCTGACGTTGTTCCCGGCCATGGGACCCTTGCCGCACACATCGCATCGCTTGGCCATAACGGGCGGATCGTATCAGAATCCGGGCTGCCGGACAAGGACCGAAGGCGCAAGGGGGTTTCGCTGGCTAGACGCGCAGCAGCTCCACGCGCCGGTTCAGCGCCTTGCCCGCCGGGGTCGCGTTCGAGGCGACCGGCCGCGTGAGGCCGTAGCCTTTCGCGCTCAGGCGGCCGCGGGCGATGCGGTAGCGCGAGACGAGGTCGTCGACCACCGCCTGCGCCCGGCGCTGCGAGAGGCCTAGGTTGTATGCGGCCCCGCCGTCCGAGTCCGTGTGCCCCTCGACCACGAAGCGCAGTCCCGAGGTCGAGCGCAACGTGTCCGCGATCTCCGCGATCACCGCTTCCGAGCGCGGTTGGATGTGCGCCGAATCGACGTCGAAGTGGATGCCGTAAAGGCGGATGCGCTTCTGCGTTGCCAGCTGCTTCTTGGCCGCTTGCGGCGGCGCCGTACCGGTGAGCGAGACCGTCGCCTGCGCGGTCTTCCCGCTGCCGTTGTCGGCGAGGACGTTCACCGCGTAGGCGCCGGGCTTTTGCGATGCCGGGACGCGAATCTGGACCGCGAGGTTTTGCGTGCCGCCCGCGATGTCGAACGCGCTCGGCGTGACGGTCGCGGGGATGTCGCCCGACGTCTTCACCGTCGTGTGCCCGCTCCAGCCTTGGTTCGCGAGCAGCTGCATCGCGACGCGAACCGTCGTCGCGGTCCCGGTGGCGAACGCCGCCTCCTGGCTCGGCTCGAGCACGAACGACTCCGTGACGTTCTCGGAGCACGGCAGATCGGCCGGCACCGGCAGCGCGACCTCGAGCTGGCGGATTTTCGCAGGCGCATTCCTCTGATCGTCATCCATGTCGATGCCGTCGAAGACCAGGATCCCTTTGCCGTCGACCGCGTACGCTTGCACGAAGCCGTTGACGTTCGTCGGCTTCGCGACGAAGAGGTGTCCGCACCAGTGAGGGTCCGTCGTTGCGATCGCGTTCGAGGACGCGAGGTCGTGGCCGGTGATGACGTAGCTCAGCACGTCGACGAAGTGCGCCGCGTCGTTCTTGTCGTTCGTCCCGAGCGCGTTGTTCTCGACCTGGATCATGCTGGCGC
The DNA window shown above is from Candidatus Eremiobacterota bacterium and carries:
- the thiL gene encoding thiamine-phosphate kinase; the protein is MTEDELVARIRERLRGVPDERVLIGIGDDAAVWQPSRNNRSVITTDALVEGVHFDRTLMSAHDAGWRALASNLSDAAAMGARPVLATVALGFPPETDPDWLLEAYDGIAELATRARCAVAGGDLTRAPSVSFAITVVGEVRASNLKTRAGARPGDVVAVTGPLGASRAGLFVAKERPELAREPAAADALAAFRTPQPRLRDGRWLGASRSVRAMMDLSDGLSTDLARLCAASGCGAIVEDVPVHPGAQHLAERAGADAERWALDGGEDFELLVAVEKRAFAHLASRFRAHTGRALLRVGRITEEAGVRREDGTGIMPSGWDHLR
- a CDS encoding 50S ribosomal protein L28, coding for MAKRCDVCGKGPMAGNNVSHAMNKTKRRWLPNLQSVKVDDRGTHKTARVCTNCLRSKRVKRVGAA